One Thiocapsa sp. genomic window carries:
- a CDS encoding polysaccharide biosynthesis/export family protein, producing the protein METVPVTIGPPPDPSLEDLVYRIGPYDRLQVEVFGVEEMSSTGRVNFQGFYTMPLVGSISLNGLTTDEAEAEIERVLGSRYLRNPSVTVYVEDTANMNITLSGKMNGSRQITGRTTLGQVLAASGGVPPVGKKRQVVIFRATDETRQTANPSLHAYVVDYQAILEGKLRDPLLVGNDRVYVPPSALAIFFDPWLGVFKTYTPVEIDKPTIF; encoded by the coding sequence GTGGAGACGGTTCCGGTGACGATCGGGCCTCCGCCCGATCCCAGTCTCGAAGATCTGGTCTATCGCATCGGCCCCTACGATCGATTGCAGGTCGAGGTGTTCGGTGTCGAGGAGATGTCTTCGACCGGTCGGGTCAATTTCCAGGGCTTTTATACGATGCCGTTGGTCGGTTCCATCTCCTTAAATGGTCTGACGACGGACGAGGCCGAGGCCGAGATCGAGCGTGTTCTGGGCAGCCGTTATCTCCGTAACCCGAGCGTAACGGTTTACGTCGAGGATACGGCGAACATGAACATCACCCTGTCGGGTAAGATGAACGGAAGCCGACAGATTACCGGGAGAACCACGTTGGGGCAGGTTCTGGCGGCCTCCGGCGGCGTTCCGCCCGTTGGCAAGAAGCGCCAGGTCGTCATCTTTCGGGCTACCGACGAAACGCGCCAGACGGCGAATCCTTCGTTGCACGCCTATGTCGTCGATTATCAGGCCATCCTTGAGGGCAAGCTTCGTGATCCGCTTTTGGTAGGAAACGATCGGGTCTATGTACCGCCGTCGGCGCTGGCGATCTTTTTCGATCCATGGCTCGGGGTCTTTAAGACGTATACGCCGGTCGAGATCGACAAACCGACGATTTTTTGA
- a CDS encoding glycosyltransferase family 2 protein, with translation MKISVVTTTCCCAETVGDCLASVASQSYPDREHVVIDAASRDGTLEILRGHRDQLAVLVSEPDGGIYDGLNKGIDRASGEVVGFLHADDVFADPDVLTRVADAFSDPGVDAVYGDLVYVAREDTLRVIRYWRSGEYRRSRLRWGWAPPHPTLYLRRSLYERFGGFDLRYGIAGDYDLMLRMLMQLSGRVVYVPEVLVRMRVGGQQPVAQAPAAKISGRLSYPSRQRGWRPRFVGLEKPVQGAAVYCCERSKSLTGFAMTLIMCRFLVVLGGCWAVGSGCVGSAGGRGSLRSVG, from the coding sequence ATGAAGATTTCGGTGGTGACGACGACCTGCTGTTGCGCGGAAACCGTCGGCGATTGTTTGGCCTCGGTCGCGAGCCAGTCCTATCCCGATCGAGAGCATGTCGTGATCGATGCGGCAAGCCGGGACGGGACCTTGGAGATCTTGCGGGGGCACCGCGACCAGCTTGCCGTGCTGGTCAGCGAGCCCGATGGGGGCATTTATGACGGTTTGAACAAGGGGATCGACAGGGCGAGCGGGGAGGTGGTGGGTTTCCTGCATGCGGACGATGTCTTTGCTGACCCGGATGTCTTGACGCGCGTCGCCGACGCATTTTCCGATCCCGGTGTGGATGCTGTTTACGGGGACTTGGTGTATGTCGCTCGCGAGGACACTCTACGTGTCATTCGGTACTGGCGCTCCGGGGAGTATCGTCGCAGCCGGTTGCGTTGGGGCTGGGCGCCTCCGCATCCCACGCTCTATCTGCGCCGCTCGCTGTACGAGCGTTTCGGTGGCTTCGACCTTCGTTATGGCATTGCCGGGGATTACGACCTCATGCTGCGGATGCTGATGCAGTTGTCCGGTCGGGTGGTCTATGTGCCGGAGGTGCTGGTTCGGATGCGGGTCGGGGGGCAGCAACCGGTCGCTCAAGCACCTGCTGCAAAAATCTCGGGAAGACTATCGTATCCTTCGCGCCAACGCGGTTGGCGGCCTCGGTTCGTTGGCTTGGAAAAACCTGTTCAAGGTGCCGCAGTTTATTGTTGCGAAAGGTCGAAGAGTCTGACCGGTTTCGCGATGACGTTGATTATGTGCCGCTTTCTTGTCGTTCTTGGAGGATGTTGGGCCGTTGGATCCGGCTGCGTCGGCTCGGCTGGCGGGCGGGGGTCTTTGCGATCGGTTGGGTGA